Proteins encoded together in one Rossellomorea sp. y25 window:
- a CDS encoding DUF4385 domain-containing protein: protein MAFDYDLDFETIDFREQPEKYRVGRGEQGVLLVEPYKSEILPHWRFKNTDIAKESSNKIYELFIQYKLENDFVGMDMARKFLQMGYTRARRYANYPGGKKYNKEGDLKKRKIDEEKAASAAVFETKWKLAREDEEYLHLKKEHQSNFG, encoded by the coding sequence ATGGCATTTGATTATGATCTTGATTTCGAGACGATTGATTTTCGGGAGCAGCCTGAAAAATATCGGGTGGGACGAGGGGAACAGGGTGTATTACTTGTCGAACCATATAAGAGTGAAATCCTTCCCCACTGGCGCTTTAAAAACACCGATATTGCCAAAGAATCTTCAAATAAGATATATGAGTTGTTTATCCAATACAAACTGGAAAATGATTTTGTAGGAATGGACATGGCCAGAAAGTTTCTTCAAATGGGGTATACAAGAGCTCGACGTTACGCCAACTATCCAGGAGGGAAAAAGTATAATAAAGAAGGAGATTTAAAGAAGAGAAAGATAGACGAAGAGAAAGCTGCATCTGCAGCAGTATTCGAAACAAAGTGGAAGCTTGCCAGAGAAGATGAAGAGTATCTTCATCTTAAAAAAGAACACCAAAGCAACTTTGGTTAA
- a CDS encoding CoA-acylating methylmalonate-semialdehyde dehydrogenase, with translation MTIIKKDVAVLKNYIGGEWVDSLSSQTLQVVNPATNEEIARVPISTKEDVAMAVKAAKQASQTWKKTPVPKRARILYKYHSLLSDNHEELAKLVVQENGKSFKEAYGEVQRGLECVEFACGAPTLMMGETLSGIAEDIDSEMFRYPLGVVGGITPFNFPMMVPLWMFPLAIACGNTFVLKPSERTPILANRLAELLTDAGMPDGVLNVVHGAHDVVNGLIEHKDVAAISFVGSQPVAKYVYQQAASHGKRVQALSGAKNHHVVMPDADMNKAAEHIISSAFGSAGQRCMACSAVVVVGDNEPFVKALSKKADELCIGNGMDEEVLLTPVIRKEHREKTLGYIDKGLQEGASLIRDGRKEMDDFKEGNFLGATIFDHVSPDMTIAKEEMFAPILSLLRAKDLDEGLDYIRQSRYGNGATIYTKDAKAVRQFREEADAGMLGINVGVPATMAFFPFSGWKDSFYGDMHVNGKDGVNFYTRKKMITSRFDF, from the coding sequence ACGATCATAAAAAAAGACGTAGCTGTGTTAAAGAATTACATTGGAGGTGAATGGGTTGATTCTCTTAGCTCGCAGACCTTACAAGTAGTGAATCCTGCTACAAATGAAGAGATTGCAAGAGTTCCGATTTCTACTAAAGAAGACGTCGCTATGGCTGTGAAGGCTGCTAAGCAAGCCTCTCAAACGTGGAAGAAGACGCCGGTTCCAAAACGTGCCCGTATTCTATATAAATACCATTCCTTACTTTCTGACAATCATGAGGAGTTGGCCAAACTGGTTGTACAGGAAAATGGTAAATCATTTAAAGAGGCGTATGGTGAAGTGCAGCGGGGGCTTGAGTGTGTGGAATTCGCTTGTGGTGCACCGACTTTAATGATGGGTGAAACGCTTAGTGGTATTGCAGAGGATATAGATTCAGAAATGTTCCGCTATCCACTTGGTGTAGTGGGGGGGATCACGCCTTTTAACTTTCCTATGATGGTACCCCTATGGATGTTCCCGCTTGCAATTGCGTGTGGAAATACTTTCGTGTTGAAGCCATCTGAAAGAACCCCGATTTTAGCCAATAGGCTTGCAGAGTTATTAACAGATGCGGGAATGCCCGATGGTGTACTAAATGTCGTGCATGGTGCACATGATGTCGTAAATGGATTGATCGAGCATAAAGATGTCGCAGCCATATCCTTCGTCGGGTCTCAGCCGGTGGCTAAATATGTATACCAACAGGCTGCCTCTCATGGGAAAAGGGTGCAGGCATTATCCGGTGCGAAGAATCATCATGTTGTCATGCCTGATGCAGATATGAATAAAGCGGCTGAGCATATTATCAGTTCAGCGTTTGGCAGCGCTGGCCAGCGATGTATGGCGTGCAGTGCCGTAGTGGTTGTAGGGGATAATGAACCGTTTGTTAAAGCTTTAAGTAAAAAAGCAGATGAATTATGTATTGGTAACGGAATGGACGAAGAAGTGCTTCTCACTCCCGTCATTCGAAAAGAACATCGAGAGAAGACACTGGGGTATATTGACAAAGGCCTGCAGGAAGGCGCTTCCCTCATACGAGATGGGCGTAAAGAAATGGATGACTTCAAGGAAGGAAACTTCTTGGGTGCAACGATCTTTGACCATGTTTCACCGGATATGACCATTGCAAAAGAAGAAATGTTTGCCCCTATCCTCAGTTTGCTGAGAGCCAAGGATTTGGATGAAGGACTTGATTATATTCGTCAATCAAGATATGGAAATGGTGCTACGATTTACACAAAAGATGCAAAGGCTGTCCGACAGTTCAGAGAAGAAGCAGACGCTGGAATGCTGGGTATCAACGTTGGTGTTCCTGCGACAATGGCGTTCTTCCCATTTTCAGGGTGGAAGGATTCTTTCTATGGGGATATGCATGTAAACGGTAAGGACGGAGTAAATTTCTATACTAGGAAGAAAATGATCACTTCTCGATTTGATTTTTAA
- the mutL gene encoding DNA mismatch repair endonuclease MutL, with protein sequence MVKIFQLDDSLSNKIAAGEVVERPASVVKELLENSIDAGGTVIEIHIEEAGLHSIRIIDNGDGIEADDVKTAFKRHATSKIKDENDLFRIRTLGFRGEALPSIASVSHFVLKTSTGDGPGTCIELEGGEIHSLEKTSSRKGTDITVSQLFFNTPARLKYMKTIHTELGNITDVVNRIALAHPNVSIKLLHNGKSLLHTNGNGDVLQVLAAIYGIGIAKKMVPIQVSSLDFKVKGYISLPEVTRASRNYISTMINGRFIKNYALAKAIGEGYHTLLPIGRHPIVLLSIEMDPILVDVNVHPSKMEVRISKESELNTLVTEGIKKVFKRRELIPSGSVAPRVVQPKSEQTFMSLDHSHKPQPKEESTGFRGEVRERLLPKEELEKLYEPEPPRDESHEAKIPVSGEPAVPDLMDSLEEAVGFQDTNVEEVLEKEGRSPGVPPLYPVGQMHGTYIFAQNDRGLYIIDQHAAQERIKYEFFKEKVGEVAKELQELLVPLTLEFSTDEYIKINEYRHLLEDVGVFLEEFGYNSFIVRAHPQWFPKGEEQQTIEDMIEQVLKMNRVDIKKLREEAAIMMSCKGSIKANHHLRNEDMQALLDELRRTSDPYTCPHGRPILIHYSTYEMEKMFKRIM encoded by the coding sequence GTGGTGAAAATATTTCAGCTTGATGATTCCCTCTCAAATAAAATTGCCGCCGGTGAAGTAGTGGAAAGACCGGCTTCTGTTGTGAAAGAGCTCCTTGAAAATAGCATAGATGCAGGCGGAACTGTGATCGAAATTCATATTGAAGAAGCAGGTTTACATTCGATACGAATCATTGATAATGGTGACGGAATTGAAGCAGACGATGTGAAGACAGCATTCAAACGCCATGCAACGAGTAAAATTAAAGACGAAAATGATTTATTCCGTATCCGTACTTTGGGATTTAGAGGTGAAGCCCTGCCCAGTATTGCTTCCGTTTCCCATTTTGTCCTGAAAACGAGCACGGGAGATGGTCCGGGTACATGTATCGAGCTTGAAGGTGGAGAAATTCATTCCCTTGAGAAAACGTCGTCAAGAAAAGGGACGGATATCACAGTTTCCCAACTGTTTTTCAATACACCTGCACGATTGAAATATATGAAAACCATTCATACTGAACTGGGAAACATTACGGATGTAGTGAACCGGATTGCCCTGGCGCATCCTAACGTTTCAATCAAGCTTCTGCATAACGGTAAATCTTTGTTACACACCAATGGTAATGGGGATGTCCTGCAAGTTCTGGCCGCTATCTATGGGATCGGAATAGCCAAGAAGATGGTGCCAATCCAAGTGAGCTCACTTGATTTCAAGGTAAAGGGCTATATCTCCCTGCCGGAGGTTACACGTGCCTCCAGAAATTATATTTCAACGATGATCAATGGGAGGTTTATAAAGAACTATGCTTTGGCGAAAGCGATCGGGGAGGGGTATCACACACTTCTTCCGATTGGGCGTCACCCTATCGTCCTTCTTAGCATAGAAATGGATCCGATACTGGTAGATGTGAATGTACATCCTTCCAAAATGGAAGTCCGCATAAGTAAAGAAAGTGAATTAAATACATTAGTTACTGAAGGAATCAAAAAGGTGTTTAAAAGAAGAGAATTGATTCCTTCAGGGTCCGTGGCACCAAGGGTTGTACAACCGAAATCAGAGCAAACGTTTATGAGCCTAGACCATTCGCATAAACCTCAACCGAAAGAAGAAAGTACGGGATTCAGAGGTGAGGTCCGTGAACGATTGCTTCCTAAGGAAGAGTTGGAAAAGCTTTATGAACCAGAACCACCAAGGGACGAATCCCATGAGGCAAAAATTCCTGTATCCGGTGAACCAGCAGTTCCGGACTTAATGGATTCCCTTGAGGAAGCAGTGGGATTCCAGGATACAAATGTGGAAGAAGTACTTGAAAAGGAAGGCCGCTCTCCTGGAGTTCCCCCGCTTTATCCTGTCGGCCAAATGCATGGTACGTATATCTTCGCCCAAAATGATCGTGGCCTATATATTATTGACCAACATGCAGCTCAAGAACGAATAAAATATGAGTTCTTTAAAGAAAAAGTGGGAGAGGTTGCGAAAGAGCTCCAAGAACTCCTGGTCCCACTTACTCTTGAATTTTCTACAGACGAGTATATTAAAATTAATGAATACCGCCATCTTCTGGAAGACGTTGGTGTGTTTCTGGAAGAGTTCGGCTACAATAGCTTTATTGTCAGGGCTCATCCTCAATGGTTTCCAAAAGGGGAAGAACAGCAAACCATCGAAGATATGATCGAACAGGTGTTAAAAATGAACCGGGTGGATATCAAAAAGCTCAGGGAAGAAGCAGCGATTATGATGAGTTGCAAAGGTTCGATCAAGGCAAACCATCATTTGCGAAATGAGGACATGCAAGCTTTACTGGATGAACTTAGAAGGACCAGTGATCCATATACCTGTCCCCACGGTCGACCGATACTTATCCACTATTCAACGTATGAAATGGAAAAGATGTTTAAACGTATAATGTAG
- a CDS encoding aspartate aminotransferase family protein gives MVKAGQSQDVWLRNDEKLIWHSMKPYNPDGTMVVTESAGSWITDKDGQKFLDGMAGLWCVNVGYGRQELAEAAYLQLKKMAYFPLTQSHQPAIELAEKLNHLLGDDYVIFFSNSGSEANETAFKIARQYHQQKGEHGRYKIFSRYRGYHGNSMGALAATGQAQRKYKYEPLAPGFIHIAPPDSYRDETSGGSPHELPGVKAIDQAMTWELSETVAALIMEPIITGGGILVPQDEYMKAAKEVCEKHGALMIVDEVICGFGRTGKPFGFMNYDVKPDIITMAKGITSAYLPLSATAVKREIYEAFKGSEEYDYFRHINTFGGNPAACALALKNIEIMESEKLFERSADLGEKALNTLKNHLQDHQYVGDVRGKGLLIGIEMVSNKDTKEPLDISMVNGVIGYCKQKGVIIGKNGATVAGYNNVLTLSPPLNIEEEDLDLLVSTVMNGIRQLQ, from the coding sequence ATGGTGAAAGCAGGTCAATCTCAAGATGTATGGTTAAGGAATGATGAAAAGCTCATTTGGCATTCCATGAAACCATACAATCCTGATGGAACAATGGTCGTTACAGAGTCTGCCGGGTCTTGGATTACAGATAAAGATGGTCAAAAATTTCTGGATGGCATGGCAGGGCTATGGTGTGTAAACGTAGGATATGGTCGACAGGAATTAGCAGAGGCAGCTTATCTTCAGCTTAAAAAAATGGCTTACTTTCCACTAACACAAAGTCATCAGCCGGCTATTGAGCTTGCTGAGAAATTAAATCATTTACTAGGGGATGACTATGTCATTTTCTTTTCCAACAGTGGCTCAGAAGCCAATGAAACCGCCTTTAAGATAGCAAGGCAGTATCATCAGCAAAAAGGGGAACACGGACGGTATAAAATCTTCTCCAGATATAGAGGGTATCACGGGAATTCCATGGGGGCCCTGGCCGCAACAGGTCAGGCTCAGCGGAAATATAAGTATGAGCCGTTAGCTCCCGGATTTATCCATATCGCTCCACCCGATAGCTATCGCGATGAAACATCGGGGGGAAGTCCACATGAACTTCCTGGAGTGAAGGCAATTGATCAAGCAATGACCTGGGAATTAAGTGAAACAGTGGCTGCGTTAATCATGGAACCGATCATCACAGGGGGTGGGATACTCGTTCCACAAGATGAATATATGAAAGCGGCGAAAGAAGTCTGTGAGAAGCATGGTGCACTCATGATTGTCGATGAAGTGATTTGTGGGTTTGGACGTACAGGCAAGCCTTTTGGTTTCATGAATTATGATGTGAAGCCGGATATCATTACGATGGCTAAGGGGATTACCAGTGCGTACCTTCCACTGTCTGCAACAGCCGTGAAGCGAGAGATATATGAAGCGTTTAAAGGATCTGAGGAATATGATTACTTCCGTCATATTAATACATTTGGCGGAAATCCGGCAGCATGTGCTCTTGCCTTGAAAAACATTGAAATCATGGAGAGTGAGAAGCTTTTTGAACGCTCCGCTGATCTCGGTGAAAAGGCTTTGAACACGTTGAAAAATCATTTGCAAGATCATCAATATGTTGGAGATGTCAGAGGGAAAGGTCTGCTAATTGGAATTGAAATGGTAAGTAATAAGGATACAAAAGAACCTTTAGATATTTCTATGGTCAATGGAGTGATTGGGTACTGTAAGCAAAAAGGGGTAATCATTGGGAAAAATGGTGCAACGGTTGCCGGATACAATAATGTGCTAACATTATCACCTCCATTAAACATTGAGGAGGAAGATTTGGATCTGTTAGTATCAACCGTTATGAATGGAATCCGACAACTTCAATAA
- a CDS encoding VTT domain-containing protein has product MFDFVINLIKELGMWGLFAGNAIEASSLPFPGALVTLTYGYLLDPSWTKLIILAFTSSLVYTLFSYIPYGIGYKLKDKIKEKTSSKKMAKGQKWFRKCGLWSIAITRPLGIGNYISYVAGISKVNKWKFGGLTFIGIFPITLTMLIVGKNGNLKHVQSLMSNIQTYLLIGGAILLIGFFSYKYFFKFKEKNSSCLDDESSIAKQAK; this is encoded by the coding sequence ATGTTTGATTTTGTAATAAATTTAATTAAGGAGCTTGGGATGTGGGGATTATTCGCTGGAAATGCAATTGAAGCGTCATCCTTACCATTTCCAGGAGCTCTCGTGACGCTGACATATGGTTACCTTTTAGATCCATCATGGACGAAGCTGATCATATTAGCATTCACAAGCAGCTTGGTTTATACGTTATTTAGTTATATCCCTTATGGAATAGGATATAAATTAAAAGATAAAATCAAAGAAAAAACCAGCTCAAAGAAAATGGCTAAAGGTCAGAAATGGTTTCGGAAATGTGGCTTGTGGAGTATTGCCATCACGAGACCACTTGGCATTGGTAACTATATCTCTTATGTTGCAGGTATTAGTAAAGTGAACAAATGGAAGTTTGGCGGACTGACGTTTATCGGAATCTTTCCCATCACCCTCACGATGTTAATAGTCGGGAAGAATGGAAATCTCAAACATGTACAATCTTTGATGAGTAACATACAAACCTACCTTCTCATTGGAGGGGCTATACTGTTGATTGGTTTCTTTTCTTATAAATATTTTTTCAAGTTTAAGGAAAAAAACTCCAGCTGTTTGGACGATGAGTCAAGCATAGCAAAACAAGCCAAATAA
- a CDS encoding VOC family protein: MSIIFKGIDHIQFAAPKGSEGEARKFFGEILGLKEIPKPENLQGRGGCWFQYGPQEIHVGVQNDFVPATKAHPGLLVTDLDALRRTLMEKGIRIKEDTPINGRDRFFVSDPFGNRIEFLEYN; the protein is encoded by the coding sequence ATGAGCATCATTTTCAAAGGTATTGACCATATTCAGTTTGCTGCACCAAAAGGCAGCGAAGGGGAAGCTAGAAAGTTCTTTGGTGAAATTCTTGGTCTGAAAGAAATACCGAAACCTGAAAACCTTCAAGGGAGAGGCGGTTGTTGGTTCCAATATGGACCACAAGAAATTCATGTAGGGGTACAAAATGATTTTGTGCCAGCAACAAAAGCACATCCAGGATTACTTGTTACAGATTTAGATGCACTTAGGCGTACCCTGATGGAGAAAGGTATCAGGATAAAAGAAGATACTCCGATTAACGGCAGAGATCGCTTTTTCGTCTCTGATCCATTTGGTAATCGAATTGAATTTCTAGAATACAATTAA
- the mutS gene encoding DNA mismatch repair protein MutS — protein sequence MTQYTPMIKQYLQVKAEYQDAFLFFRLGDFYEMFFDDAIAASQELEITLTSRDGGGKERIPMCGVPYHSAPNYIEQLIDKGFKVAICEQTEDPKQAKGVVRREVVQLITPGTVMDGKGLNDKENNYIASVSDFNDQTYGLSYSDLTTGESKVTLVTDGLQALLNELSTIGAKEVVIHPDLSEAVQGKIKERNDVTLSYEKEAEAREDFAHLVAPLKQDKLIEASSILFHYLFRTQKRSLDHLQVVETYQLHQFMKMDYYSKRNLELTETIRSKGKKGSLLWLLDETMTAMGARLLKQWIDRPLIHKQDIEKRQTVVEVLLERFFERQDLRERLKEVYDLERLAGRVAFGNVNARDLIQLKKSLQQVPLLKHLVESLENEATDDIVSKLDPCEELTDLLEQALVENPPLSIKEGSLIRDGYHEELDQFRDASKNGKSWIAQLERDERERTGIRSLKVGFNRVFGYYIEVTRANLQHLEEDRYERKQTLTNAERFITPELKEKEALILQADEKSVDLEYELFIGIRERVKEFIPRLQKLAKLVSELDVLQCFATVSEKRHYTRPVFNDERRILLRDGRHPVVEKVMGAQEYVPNDCYMDQEREVFLITGPNMSGKSTYMRQVALTSILAQIGCYVPASEANLPIFDQVFTRIGAADDLISGQSTFMVEMLEARNAIIHATQQSLILFDEIGRGTSTYDGMALAQAIIEYIHDHIGAKTLFSTHYHELTVLEEELQKVKNVHVSAMEQNGKLVFLHKIKEGAADKSYGIHVAELAELPKVLIERANEILLELERKEVPSFSKEVAVARETAIDKQKPNEEELAQLSFFTAEKQEKKENFTSKEKKCLDELKKLDILEMTPLDAMNTLYGIQKKLKN from the coding sequence ATGACACAATATACTCCAATGATAAAACAATACTTACAAGTAAAGGCAGAATACCAAGATGCCTTTTTATTTTTTCGTTTAGGAGATTTTTATGAAATGTTTTTTGATGATGCCATTGCTGCATCTCAAGAACTTGAAATAACGTTAACAAGTCGTGATGGGGGAGGAAAGGAACGTATTCCCATGTGTGGTGTTCCTTATCACTCTGCTCCTAACTACATAGAGCAGCTCATCGATAAAGGCTTTAAAGTAGCAATTTGTGAACAAACCGAAGACCCGAAACAAGCTAAGGGAGTTGTACGGAGAGAAGTTGTTCAGCTCATTACACCCGGTACGGTAATGGATGGGAAAGGCTTAAATGATAAAGAGAACAATTATATTGCTTCTGTGTCCGATTTTAATGACCAAACATACGGATTGTCTTATAGTGACTTAACAACAGGGGAATCAAAAGTGACATTAGTGACAGATGGCCTTCAAGCATTGTTGAATGAATTATCTACGATTGGTGCGAAGGAAGTTGTCATTCACCCGGATCTTAGTGAAGCGGTACAAGGCAAGATCAAAGAACGAAACGATGTTACCTTATCCTATGAGAAAGAAGCTGAAGCAAGAGAAGATTTCGCTCATCTCGTTGCCCCTTTAAAACAAGATAAACTAATAGAAGCTTCATCCATCCTTTTTCACTACCTCTTCCGTACACAGAAGAGAAGCCTTGATCATTTACAAGTAGTTGAGACATATCAGCTGCATCAATTTATGAAAATGGATTACTACTCAAAACGAAATCTGGAATTGACAGAAACGATCCGATCAAAAGGAAAGAAAGGTTCGCTTCTTTGGCTATTAGATGAAACGATGACGGCTATGGGAGCCCGATTACTAAAGCAGTGGATTGATCGACCACTTATTCATAAACAGGACATCGAAAAGCGTCAAACGGTTGTTGAAGTGCTATTGGAGCGATTCTTCGAGAGGCAGGACCTTAGAGAACGTTTAAAGGAAGTGTATGATCTTGAGAGACTGGCAGGAAGGGTTGCGTTCGGTAATGTGAATGCACGGGATCTGATTCAGCTGAAAAAATCGCTTCAGCAAGTACCCCTTTTAAAACATCTGGTGGAATCACTCGAAAATGAAGCAACCGATGACATCGTAAGCAAGCTTGATCCGTGTGAAGAATTAACAGACCTCCTCGAACAAGCGCTTGTAGAAAATCCTCCACTATCCATTAAAGAGGGAAGCTTAATTCGAGATGGGTATCATGAGGAGCTTGATCAATTCCGCGATGCAAGTAAAAACGGGAAGTCCTGGATTGCTCAACTCGAACGGGACGAGAGGGAACGAACGGGAATTAGGTCCCTTAAAGTAGGATTTAACCGAGTCTTTGGCTATTATATAGAAGTAACGAGAGCAAACCTTCAACACCTGGAAGAAGACCGCTATGAAAGAAAACAAACATTAACAAATGCGGAGCGATTCATCACCCCTGAGTTAAAGGAGAAAGAAGCGCTTATCCTTCAGGCTGATGAAAAAAGCGTTGATTTGGAATATGAACTGTTCATTGGAATTCGTGAAAGAGTGAAAGAATTCATTCCCCGCCTTCAGAAGCTTGCGAAGCTCGTAAGTGAATTGGACGTTCTTCAATGTTTTGCAACGGTCAGTGAAAAGCGTCATTACACCCGCCCTGTTTTTAATGACGAAAGAAGAATCCTGCTGAGGGATGGACGTCATCCAGTTGTGGAAAAGGTTATGGGTGCTCAGGAATATGTTCCGAATGACTGCTATATGGATCAAGAAAGAGAAGTCTTTCTTATTACAGGACCGAATATGTCGGGGAAAAGTACCTATATGAGACAGGTAGCTTTAACCAGTATTCTTGCTCAAATTGGCTGTTATGTTCCTGCGAGTGAGGCAAACCTGCCAATCTTCGATCAAGTATTCACACGCATCGGGGCAGCCGATGATCTGATTTCAGGTCAAAGTACGTTTATGGTTGAGATGTTAGAGGCGAGAAATGCGATCATCCACGCGACTCAGCAAAGTTTGATATTATTTGATGAAATTGGTCGCGGTACCTCCACTTATGATGGAATGGCACTTGCCCAGGCGATTATTGAATACATTCATGATCATATAGGAGCGAAAACCTTATTCTCTACTCACTATCATGAATTGACCGTTCTTGAAGAAGAACTACAAAAAGTGAAAAATGTGCATGTAAGTGCCATGGAACAGAACGGAAAGCTCGTTTTCCTTCATAAAATCAAGGAGGGGGCAGCCGACAAAAGTTACGGAATTCATGTTGCCGAGCTTGCTGAGCTGCCTAAGGTCCTGATAGAGAGAGCGAACGAAATCCTTCTTGAACTCGAGCGAAAGGAAGTGCCATCTTTTTCTAAAGAAGTGGCTGTAGCTAGGGAAACAGCTATTGATAAACAAAAACCAAATGAAGAAGAACTTGCCCAGCTTTCCTTCTTTACCGCAGAGAAACAGGAGAAAAAAGAAAATTTTACTTCTAAAGAGAAGAAATGCTTAGATGAGCTTAAAAAGCTGGATATTCTGGAGATGACTCCATTAGATGCAATGAACACCCTTTACGGAATCCAGAAAAAATTAAAAAACTAA
- a CDS encoding VanW family protein, translating into MLWIKLSSIGLLLFPVMNGQDQLHIQFQNHAPISIERNSLIIPLVDEPIMDEKQYEEFVSEVQNQVYTPPQNAYINEKNQIISERAGYKLNERRFRDLVYSFFFSRGSINTEAPLMTIHPKVDSEILSHIRTQLIGRYVTYFNKHNEERTQNIVLATEKINNTVVFPGEVFSFNGVVGKRTKEKGYKKAPVIVKGELSEDIGGGICQVSSTLFNAVDQAGVKILERYHHSKRVPYVPLGRDATVSWYGPDFTFRNAYNQPLLIRAKVIGGQVITSIYSSDLINVEKRKVPSASQELSSEKDVDKSIQE; encoded by the coding sequence ATGCTCTGGATTAAACTTAGTTCAATTGGTCTTTTACTGTTTCCTGTGATGAATGGTCAAGATCAATTACATATTCAATTTCAAAATCATGCGCCAATTTCGATAGAACGAAATTCATTGATTATACCATTGGTGGATGAACCAATAATGGACGAAAAGCAATATGAGGAATTTGTTTCAGAAGTGCAAAATCAGGTCTATACCCCTCCTCAGAATGCTTATATCAATGAAAAAAATCAAATTATTTCAGAAAGAGCCGGTTACAAACTTAATGAACGGCGATTTCGTGATCTGGTTTATTCCTTCTTCTTTTCTAGAGGGTCAATCAATACGGAAGCACCCCTTATGACAATACATCCCAAAGTCGACAGTGAGATCCTTTCTCACATCCGAACACAGCTTATTGGAAGATACGTCACATATTTCAATAAGCATAATGAGGAACGGACTCAAAATATCGTTCTAGCGACAGAGAAGATCAATAATACGGTTGTGTTCCCTGGAGAAGTATTCTCCTTTAACGGTGTGGTAGGAAAAAGAACGAAAGAAAAGGGATATAAAAAAGCCCCCGTGATTGTAAAAGGGGAACTCTCAGAAGATATTGGGGGTGGTATTTGTCAGGTATCATCCACTTTATTTAATGCGGTTGACCAGGCAGGTGTAAAAATATTAGAACGGTATCATCATTCAAAGAGGGTTCCTTACGTGCCTCTGGGAAGAGATGCTACAGTTAGCTGGTATGGACCCGACTTCACTTTTAGAAACGCTTATAACCAGCCACTGCTCATCCGTGCAAAAGTAATTGGTGGGCAAGTTATCACTTCGATTTATTCTTCCGATCTTATCAATGTAGAAAAAAGGAAGGTGCCTAGCGCTTCACAAGAATTATCTTCCGAGAAAGATGTGGATAAATCTATTCAAGAATAG